The following is a genomic window from Labrus bergylta chromosome 2, fLabBer1.1, whole genome shotgun sequence.
AGTTAAGATTGTTTTTTACGTCCGTCTATCTCATCTGGATTAAAGTGCAAATGCACAAACCTGCTTTTTCctttgtgcacacacatgaacacacaccaaCTAACCTCCGTGTGGAGACATCTTCTATATCATGCTGTGACTTGCTGGAGCATGCTTTATATAGCATAGTAGGAAGTGGGATAAGATTGACACAAgctaaagaaaacacacactggtGGTTGGGGGGGGTTTGGTGCATCACATTTTCTTCCGCGCAATCTTGAATCCTGCACCACTCCTGTCCTCCACTCTCCCATTCCTTTTTTCTTAGTGTCCCATCCCTTGCTCCCCAAATTCAGCCACTTTTAAGATTTTGTCAAAAGCAGCCTGGTGGCTATACCCGACTATCCTCCGCTGTGGTGCCTCCCTCCCCTCTGATTCCTCCGCCCTTCACCACATCCCCATGTCCCGTTCTGCTCCTGCAGGCTCCCTGTAGCCTTCCCCACTGGTAGCCTGTGAAGGCGGGGCTGATAGGGATGTACTTGAAGATGGCGTGTCTGTTGATGAAGTCCATTCCAAATGGAAGATCATAAGACCTCATCCCCTCCAGTTCTGATGTACTGAGACCAATGCCTCGTTTCAGCTTCCTGATGCCTCGTTCTTCAGCAGTACCTGGGGAGAAATGGAATATCAATGAGTATCCTTTGATCCAGTTGAAACCCCAAACTAGTAGGAACACAATTTATAAAATGaattgatgtgttttctttgattgCATCAATCTTATGGATCAACACGGATGCTTGCAGGTTAATCCTCTGTAGTTTAGGTCACAGCAGAACATGATGTTGCCCCCAGATGTTTTCCAGCTTTCCCTCAGTGGTCTTGAGATGCTCTCCGGCAAAAGTGAAGATGAAACCCACATTTGCATGTTCTGCCTTTGTACTTATACTTACATCAGCTCTGCATTTAGACTGGTTATTATGGTTTTCTTTAAGGGCTGCGCAATTTATAACAACAAATATAAAGATGTATTTATGTAAACAATCAATACTTTCTCACTCTGCACGGTTACATTTTAAATGGGGATGAAGGATCGTGTATGATGGCCATGATTTCACACCATTTTGACGTAGTCAGATAAAACTCTAGCAAGGTAACAGCTACCCACTGCTGCCCTTGTCCAATGTGTGGCCCTAAGCGGAATGTTTTACGAGCTGCACTTCCTAAACAACGACAACGATAAGTTGAAAATTAAGAGGTCGGTCTAAAAAGAACCAGCATATCTACAGGAGGGACAGaaacagaggtgtgtgtgtgtgtccgctaTGGTGAAGAGGAACAGAGGGGACAGAGCGAGTGGAGTCCGCACTAATCGATTGATCGCATCATCATCcgtaaatgaataaatacaaatttgaaCAGATGAGGAGGCCCTACACACAGCGCGTGTTCTGCATGTAAGGAGCGGTGGGCTTGGAGCTACCCTCAAATTAAATGGTGCaggatgggggaaaaaaagtaggatttattttggattcaggagggaCAAGCTGCAAACACAGGTATTATGTTAAACATTAAGAACAGCTTATAGACATAAAAGCTGTAAGTAATAGCTAATATTCTTTAATTTTTGATGGCACTTTCTATTGTTATCGCAAATTTTAACAACGTAATCGCATAACACAATCCCTCTCATTTTGAGCAGGCCTATTTACTTGTTTGCAAAATGATTTTGCATAAAACCATTATTTTATCATCAATATCATACAAGTAAAAACACAAGGAAATGTCAAGTATAAAGTTggcacaacaaagacaaaaataaaaaaaacagtgaataaaACATCTTACCAGGAATTGTGTTGTCCAGAATGAAGGCGACAGAGCCTCCGACAAACATGGCAGTGGTGAGGAGCACATTCAACACTTGGTCAATTTCGACTATGCCTGTGAAAGGTAAAGAGACCGCGGCTGAGTAACTGGCTGAGAAAAAAACTAAGTTGTCAAAAAGTTCAGCCACAAACTGATATCATCATTCACTCACAGACCTAATATCTATCATGTTAGTCCATTTGTTTTCCACACCTATTATCAGCTCAGCTAGCTTCAAAGCACTGCTGAGGTGATACAAAGGAAGAGGTATAACAtactaaagaaaaaacaaaaagggaccATCGAGGTGAGGTGAGTCACCAGTACCTGCAGTTGAACTAGGCATTAATATGTTTGATAAAATTATATTTCAACTCCAAAGTGCACCATGTTCCATCGTACTTTAAGAAATGTTATTAAGCAGCAGTATTAAGTCTAACCCGTctaaaacattgaagagagtTGCTGCTGAAGGTTCTTTCCATTACAGTTAAGTGCTCCAAGAATTCTTCTTTTAAGCCGATACTGAACTCTAGATTGTTTACATGTAGGGTTCTGTCCCCTCCACTCACCTGTAACCAGCGGGTTCTGTTTGAGGTAGCTTGGCAACATCAGACCAAAGAAGATGGAGAAACCCAGAACAAAGAGGTTTCTGGAGGAGTTGAGGTCGACAAACTGCAAGTTGGACAGTCCCACCGCTGTGATCATACCGAACAGGGTGCAGAAGAGAGCTCCCAGGACCGGATCAGGAAGAGATGCAAACAGAGCGCTGAATTTACCAATGAGCCCTAACAGCAGCATCATGGCAGCCCCATACTGAATCACACGTCTGctgcccacctggaggaccaatcagagagcagaaaaaGGAGAGCACGtttataaactttttttaatatcCTATATGTTATCTGTAtctatttataaaaaatgtttttacagttttttcaaTATTatgaatgttgatttttttttttactaatattttgtttgtgtagtttaaatgttgcagcatTTTTGGTTGCATATTTAGATGAGAGGTTGCACAAAGAAACTTAGGCAGCATCTTTCACATAACTCAATCGGTCAAACTGCAACCTGCATGTAACCTCAAGATATTTGatgcaaaaaacatttttttatagaaGATAATGGTTCTACTAGAGGCTTGGCATTTTAGCTTGAAAGGGGaattaaacaaataatgatTTATGAAAGTATTTGCCTATAACATTTCTCCTGAATGACTTAATCAAGAGGCCCGTCAATGTCAGAAAAGcagtttcaaaatgtaaaacattcagTAAAAGAAATATTTCATGTAAATGGCCACAAACAGATGAGAGAAGAAACCAAAAAACATATGAATTAAAGTGTAATGATAAACATTTATCAAGACTAATATAGAAATGGAAACATCTACAAACAAAAGTCAGCATAAAGAAAGACTCAATGAGTTCAGGTGTCTGTTACCTTTGTGATCCCCAAGACGCCTATATTTGGACTGGACGAGGTGGAGCCATTTCCTGTCCCGAAAAGACCGTCCAGAACACAGGAAATGCCTTCTACAAATATCCCCCTTCACagacagcagaaaaacaaactcattaaAGTATTTTCCAGACATGAAATTGTCCATGCTCAAAACAAAGTGACAGATTAGAcagactgaaacagaaacaagagaaaTTACCTATTGATGGCATGGATTGGGGGTGGAGGAGCACAGGACAGACGTGCACAGGCGTAGTAATCTCCAATAGATTCAATGATGCTTGCCACCACCGCGCTCATCATGCCGATCACACCCGCAACTGTGACAGTAGGAAGACCCCACTGGACTGCAATAATTAAAAATACAGCAAAGGGTCAAAGCTAAGAGTCAGAAAATATCTCAAAATGAAAATCTCTCCTCTAAATAATGATTCATTATACAAACTGATTAATTTCCCTTTGGTTAAACCAAACATATAATGTATACCCATGGTGTAATAAGTATTTAGCAATATTATCATATAAAAGTGATCTGTTCACTGAGTACTGAAAATAGAACTCAGGTAACATTTCTGCAGTATTTCCTGCCAACAGACTTTACTTAGAGGGGCTGCCAAAGGATATTAGTACCTGCCATATTTATACTGCAACCCTATTGAGCAATTTATCCATCTTAGATAACTAAACCATCTGTAAGTAATTAACTATAGAGCAATCCTCTTGCTCGACTGACAATGCTCTGCAGCACAATGACAATCTCTGGTACTGAAGTTTCTTATGAACATGCATTTATTGGATTGATTTATTCTGTCTTACATAGGCCTTCTGATTACGTTGTTTATTATCCTAATCATGTTATAGATTACAACATTAACTAAAACCCTTATTTTCATGTGCTTAAGTGAAAAACAACCTACTAGACATCGACAAATTcattaacaaataaagaaaaaggttgTGTCCAACATCTCCCTTCATCTCTCTACAGCCAGGTTGATCACATATTACTGGCATCAAGCAAAACATCAAaactcttccttttccttttcacacACTTACAAGGATATGGGATCTTAAACCATGGGGCAGCGGTGAGGATTCCTTGTCGTGCGTCTGTGCGGGCGTAGAAGCCATACTTGTCTTTCTCCGGCGGGAAAACATCCGTCACAGTGAAAATGAAGCACAGCAGCCATGACATCAGAATGGCCATGATGATCTAAATGCAGAAGAAAATAATACACATACAACGTTAAGACAAagccaaataaaataatatgagCATAGTAAATGTGGAGGCTAAAATCACACAGCTTCAACAATCAACGATCGCTGAGTGTGAATGTGCACATTAAAGATATTAACCTATTTCATCATTATTACAAATAACATCTAAACATATAAcaagttaccatggtgatctacCATGGTATAAAGTGAACCACCTTCGTAATACTAAAAAGCAAGAGTAAACCCTCAAGTCAGCTCGCTAACCAAAAAACAACCTGCTTGGTAGTGCAGTTCATGTTTGAATCTAAAGAGTGACCCAGTCAGAGCAATGGGAAGCCTTCACCAGTAGAGggcagaaaaagacagatttaGCCGCTGCATAAGGGCAGTCAAAGGGAAAACATTTTAAGCTCTCTTTGATACAAGACAAGTTTTGACAAACAATTTGTGTCCAAAGGAGATAACACAGTGTTTGTTGGTGTTGGGGTGGGGGGCTGATTCATTTAAAGCAAGGAGAATATTGACAAAAACAGTATAATATGCAAAAGGCATCAAGGTGAAGTGTGTACGTGCTTTAATGAGTAAACAGTCTACTtacaggaaacattttgaagACCTGCAGCCTGTAGGAAGTCCAGCCTTTTTTGGCTTTGTAGACCGGCAGAGGGAAATGAACATTTCTGGCATACTGAGAGAAGAGCAGCACCAAGAAGATAGTTCTGTGGACACAAACAAGTATCCTAAGTTTGATTGATCACAGTCAAAAACAAGAGTCttaatcattttctgtcatgTATATTCTCCGGTGAGAGAACAATTCTGTAGGACAAGCGGCATTTTTTCTTGTCACAGGGACCCAGAAAGCGTCACCGCCTCAGAAAGTGCAAATAAGTGGCAATTACCAGCACATATCCTCCGTCACTGTGGTGCGAGAGGACAGGCCCTCAAGTTACAGTGTAAACATCCGCGACACAACAGGAACTGATCCTGATGCACCTCCTGAACATCAAAGCTTTGGAGTGAATCTTCCCCAGTGAGTCAATCCTCAAATACAGTCCAAAACATATTCCCAAAGAACTGTTTTGATTCCTGCACTATaagctctcttctctctcctctgttagAAAGAAGCTTATCATGCTGATGCTATTTCTTAGCATCAGTTTAGTTAAGAGAATTCGCTTCTATTGTCATTTTCAAACTATGTAAcccacaccccctcccccatAACCTTTTGTATAGAAAACAGGGGCTACAAAAGATATATGTGTTCCTCATGAACAGAGAACTATGGTTGTGGAACATTTGACTGCAGTCAGGTGTGGTGTGCTCGATGGTGACAGGTTTTCAtggcagaaaatgtttttaaatagtaACTAGTCATACAACTCCACCAACATGATCCACTACTGCTATCCTTCTATATGCTCAGTATTTCCTATTTTTTccatgaaacacatttaaattggCCTTTTACCCTTTAGCACTACAACATTATGTATGTTTGGATGACTCTCAGAAGGTCAGGTTTCCCTGGAAAGATTCTCTTGTTGATACTTGAATGTGCATTTCATTACATGACCGTCTGAACTTACAGCATTGCGATGCCCCAGTGTTTTCCTGCCCTCTCTCCGGCGGCCTGGAAACCAGAGAGGCCAATGAGGGTCACCGTGGGGGTGATGGTTAGCGGTCCGATGTATTTAAGCAGGAGCCCAGGAAGCCCCAGTGCTCCTATACACACCTCGATCATGGAGGACACGATAATAGCCCCTTGGAtctgacaaaacaaagaaatgacacaaaaagggggttaataaaaaaagacaaagtataAAAAGACCCAAACAGGGAGTTTCCTACTTAAACGCTGCAGAAGTTTTACATGCTGTTCAAATTCAGGCTGAGAAGAAGAATACAACATGATGTTGAGTTCAATGACTGAAGGTAAATGTAGGTTAAACACTTTAATTTAAATCAGTACTTTAAATTTTAAAAGCTACATCTTGGACTGCTACATCATTTTTTTGAAGGAGCGGTCCTGCCTCACCGGTGGTAAAACTTCTGCAAGCGTCAAAAGAAGTTATATAAccttaattaaatataatattaCATTTCAACTTCAGGCAAAATAAGCAGTGCAAAATAAGCAAAGCTCATGAATGAGTCTACCGTCCTTAAGTAACAAGTCCTATCATGAAATGTGTCTCCACTCAGTCACATTATCAGGTTGCTTTGCAGTTCACCTTCATGATACACATACAGAATCTGAACAAAAGGTTTGTCTTACCTTTAGTTCAATAATATGTGTAATCATATATGatttaagaataaaaagaagGAACCGTTTATTGACATCAAGGTTGGAGGAGATGGGTTTACAGATTCATCTGGAGTGTTTAATTTGATACTTCCTGAGTGATAATCCCGTTTGCTCTGTCATTGTGTTCCCTTTTGTCAACTTTTGCACGTTCCTCCTGCCTTCAGCCCATTGATGTTCCCCTCAATAATTCGATTGAGCCTGATTGAGTTTGGTCTTATTCGGTCGTCACATAATGACAATTACTCAACAGGCTTGCGCAAACGGGAAAGGTTAACTGAAATTAACAGCTCCTGTCACATAAAAGCAAACCCTGTGGCCATACATGAACAGTGATACTCTTATTTGGCTTTCTATGGCCTTAACTTATTTGGCTTGTTGATCCATAAAAcatccttttttctgctttagttgtgaaaaaaatattgGATAAGGACTTATTCAAGCTCTGTTTAAAAATCGTGCACTAATGTTTACCAAGTTTACTTCAAATGTTCAAAACAGCTACAAACATGTCATGCAGTTTTTCCTGCagctattttatgttttatcccCCACCTTCACATTTTCAGCTTTGCAGTATTATTATTAAAGCTTAagactttgttttgtcttgtgtttttttgtcttaccTCTCGTATCCTGGGGTGCCAGATGTGCTCTGTGTGGAAGAGCTCTGTGCTGTTAAAAACTGGAACTACACCTGATGGAAAAAGAGAGATGGGGAGATGTCAAATGAATTAGACTACTGTGTCAATCACGACTCTACTTATGAATATGGAACagccaaataaataaataaaaaacagctaaTCCTATCTGAGGCCTGTTAAATTCTCTGCCATCTTGTCTGCCTTTGACGCTGACAGAATTTGGAGTTGGGATCAAAGAAAGCAAAGATCTAGTATTCCACAGTTTGTGATTTTAACTTCATATCAGATAGACTTCTCTGTATAGAATGAGTGAAAGACGGAGGACGGGTTACCTGTGTTGTTACACTTCCATTTGTCCAGTGAGAGGATGGCTCGGGCCGGTGCGAGAAAGGCAAAAGCACTGGCCTGGAATAAAGGCAACCTAAGGACAACAAGGTCAACAAATAGAAAAGTCAcgagtctggaaaaaaaacaaaaaaacacacagccgTACAACAGAGGGACTCAACAACAGAAGATTCAATAACATCACTGTGGGTTGTAGAATTCATGATAATCTTCCTCATTATTCACATTATACAAagattattttctgtctttcatgtAAGAATCTGGCTAGTGTTTTGTTGAGTAACATGTGGTCAGTTTTAAACAGATTGAGCAATATTTCCACTTCTGTCTGAATTCCCATCCTCCCCTGTCGTCTTCCTCTTTCACTCAAAACCGCCCCGGATCGCTCATGCACTTCCAATTTTCTGCAATGGCCATTTAAGAGCAATAAATATAACGGCCAGCCGCGCTCCGAACTACAGTTGACCTTTAAATACGACGGCTGTCATGAGCGGTCTGGACGGCAGAGGGATATCATAAGATGTGATCAGagataacaaaaaataaataaatgaataaactgTAATGACGTTACATCAGTGAAAATGCCAAGGACAGAAATAGTAGTGTGTGACTGAGTCAGAAAAGGGATggaggacatttgttttctcatgaaaGAAGAAGTGAAGATTCATACTGGAACCATAAGCAGTACACCTGCTTGTTTGGTAACCAAGGGACACCTGCATGCTGACTTGGAACCAAATTCCAAAGTAGATCTTTGTCAGAACACAAAAGCAGAGTGCGTGAAAAAGACGccattgttttttgtgtttaacttcTTTTGTTCTGAGGACTAAGTACTGGGATTACTTTCTTATAGTTTTTAATGACGTATAATATATGTTTATAATCacaaggaagaaaaataaaaacacaactaagTTCTTTCGTCATGGTTcaccttttcctctctctctctcccttcctcatTCTTTttctgaagagacagaaatacaCAGACAGAACCATAGATAAGAACATCTGTGTCACTTCAGCTTATCACTGTCACAGTTTTTAACTTTAGAATCATCAGCCAATtgacaatgacaaaacaaatatCACCTGGCATCTGAAGCACGTATCAACTAATGTttgcagaaaatataaatataaaatctgtctttttaatATGGAGGGGTGTCGCCACATGTTTTTCAATTTAGCTTTCAGGTGCAGTTTGTTGACTGTGAAAACTACTTGAGGTGCTTCGTAAACAGATTTGATCAAAACAATTTTCTCAGACTGAGCTTCAGAGTAGGGATGTACCAAATGCATCGGTATAACATCATTATCAGCCTTGTTAAGAGACATCAGCCCATTGAAAAATAATGAACCAATGCCAGCAGCTGTTGTTTATCTGTTGTTTCCTATCCATTACATACTGACATATAGTACACCTAACTACTGATTAAGCGAGGAGGCTTTTTTAATCGGGCAGTGGACGTCCACTGTTGGACAAAATCTGATCCCTTTTTTTGTGGtcaaacaggagagaaaatgttggcattgtgggAATCTAACACCAACAGAAGTTTACAAAGTTTTCAAGACTTCACATTTGTGACAGAGAGCACGCATAAGTTTTGAATGCATAAAGATGACTTTATTTCTATGTATCAGGCCAATAACAGATATTTATAAGTAACATAATTCAAAAAGTCAGATCTACTTTTTTAAGcatgattaataatatgataggAAAATAATGAATGAGGAGTTTTTGGCTTCTTTCTCAACTATttgaaaatgtctctttaaaaGACTTCCAATATAAATGgaaaggcaaggcaagtttatttagatagcacatttcaacaacaaggcaattcaaagtgggTGGAAAGGCAACCCTCGATAGATGCAATATCCCTTTAGCTCCTATAGCCAgtgaaaggaaaggaaacacaatatacatatatataaggAATCTTTTTCTGCAGATACCAAgcaagaaatacatttctgttctCACTATAGTTTTCATTATTTCTATTGAGTTATCAGCGAAGGCCATGGAAGGGTGtcaaaaacaacaggaagtatTGTGTCTGTCTTTGGTTTGCCTGATTTG
Proteins encoded in this region:
- the slc23a2 gene encoding solute carrier family 23 member 2 isoform X2 gives rise to the protein MGVGKNTTSKSLDSSSEGGKYEEESKHGADFYPIPVVVNGVGGASGDQDTENTELMAIYTKENQGAEKSSMSETLDSTDSIDARRMDMIYTIEDTPPWYLCVFLGLQHYLTCFSGTIAVPFLLADAMCVGFDQWATSQLIGTIFFCVGITTLLQTTIGCRLPLFQASAFAFLAPARAILSLDKWKCNNTGVVPVFNSTELFHTEHIWHPRIREIQGAIIVSSMIEVCIGALGLPGLLLKYIGPLTITPTVTLIGLSGFQAAGERAGKHWGIAMLTIFLVLLFSQYARNVHFPLPVYKAKKGWTSYRLQVFKMFPIIMAILMSWLLCFIFTVTDVFPPEKDKYGFYARTDARQGILTAAPWFKIPYPFQWGLPTVTVAGVIGMMSAVVASIIESIGDYYACARLSCAPPPPIHAINRGIFVEGISCVLDGLFGTGNGSTSSSPNIGVLGITKVGSRRVIQYGAAMMLLLGLIGKFSALFASLPDPVLGALFCTLFGMITAVGLSNLQFVDLNSSRNLFVLGFSIFFGLMLPSYLKQNPLVTGIVEIDQVLNVLLTTAMFVGGSVAFILDNTIPGTAEERGIRKLKRGIGLSTSELEGMRSYDLPFGMDFINRHAIFKYIPISPAFTGYQWGRLQGACRSRTGHGDVVKGGGIRGEGGTTAEDSRV
- the slc23a2 gene encoding solute carrier family 23 member 2 isoform X1 translates to MLPAAQLDRSDGMCQLAGEAVLDDVIGLKDSSAVFTSERDRGGTEREEEEQEDNKDTSMGVGKNTTSKSLDSSSEGGKYEEESKHGADFYPIPVVVNGVGGASGDQDTENTELMAIYTKENQGAEKSSMSETLDSTDSIDARRMDMIYTIEDTPPWYLCVFLGLQHYLTCFSGTIAVPFLLADAMCVGFDQWATSQLIGTIFFCVGITTLLQTTIGCRLPLFQASAFAFLAPARAILSLDKWKCNNTGVVPVFNSTELFHTEHIWHPRIREIQGAIIVSSMIEVCIGALGLPGLLLKYIGPLTITPTVTLIGLSGFQAAGERAGKHWGIAMLTIFLVLLFSQYARNVHFPLPVYKAKKGWTSYRLQVFKMFPIIMAILMSWLLCFIFTVTDVFPPEKDKYGFYARTDARQGILTAAPWFKIPYPFQWGLPTVTVAGVIGMMSAVVASIIESIGDYYACARLSCAPPPPIHAINRGIFVEGISCVLDGLFGTGNGSTSSSPNIGVLGITKVGSRRVIQYGAAMMLLLGLIGKFSALFASLPDPVLGALFCTLFGMITAVGLSNLQFVDLNSSRNLFVLGFSIFFGLMLPSYLKQNPLVTGIVEIDQVLNVLLTTAMFVGGSVAFILDNTIPGTAEERGIRKLKRGIGLSTSELEGMRSYDLPFGMDFINRHAIFKYIPISPAFTGYQWGRLQGACRSRTGHGDVVKGGGIRGEGGTTAEDSRV